One region of Ornithinibacter aureus genomic DNA includes:
- a CDS encoding ISL3 family transposase — protein sequence MPDATFTSPDLTTFARLDELGLEAVGQRVERDRAVIACRVVEPDQWCRRCGCEGAPRDTVTRVLAHEPFGWRPTTLVVTVRRYRCAHCGHVWRQDTTAAAEPRAKLSRQGLRWALEAIVLKHLTVARVAEGLAVAWNTANNAVLAEGKRALIDDPGRFDGVTAIGVDEHVWRHTRTGDKYVTVIIDLTGIRDGTGPARLLDMVEGRSKAAFKTWLAHRPQAWRDAVEVVAMDGFTGFKTATAEELPDAVTVMDPFHVVRLAGDALDTCRRRVQQDLHGHRGRKSDPLYRARRTLHTGADLLTDTQAERLTALFTPDEHVQVEATWGIYQRMIAAYRHEDRATGRELMVKLIDSVSTGVPTALVEVTKLGRTLKTRAADVLAYFDRPGTSNGPTEAINGRLEHLRGSALGFRNLTNYIARCLLESGGFRPQLLHPRLG from the coding sequence GTGCCTGACGCTACCTTCACCAGCCCTGACCTGACCACGTTCGCCCGCCTTGACGAGCTCGGCCTCGAGGCGGTGGGGCAGCGGGTGGAGCGTGACCGTGCGGTGATCGCGTGCCGGGTGGTCGAGCCTGATCAGTGGTGCCGGCGGTGTGGGTGCGAGGGCGCACCGCGGGACACGGTTACCAGGGTGTTGGCGCACGAACCGTTCGGGTGGCGCCCGACCACGCTGGTGGTGACGGTCCGTCGGTACCGGTGTGCGCACTGCGGCCACGTGTGGCGCCAAGACACCACCGCCGCGGCGGAGCCGCGGGCGAAGTTGTCACGTCAGGGGCTGCGGTGGGCACTGGAGGCGATCGTGCTCAAACACCTCACGGTGGCGCGGGTCGCCGAAGGACTCGCGGTCGCGTGGAACACCGCCAACAACGCCGTCCTGGCCGAGGGCAAACGGGCCCTGATCGACGACCCGGGACGCTTCGACGGCGTCACCGCGATCGGCGTCGACGAGCACGTGTGGCGCCACACCCGCACGGGCGACAAGTACGTCACCGTGATCATCGACCTCACCGGGATCCGTGACGGCACCGGTCCAGCCCGGCTGCTCGACATGGTCGAGGGCCGCTCCAAGGCGGCGTTCAAGACCTGGCTCGCGCACCGCCCCCAAGCGTGGCGTGACGCTGTGGAGGTGGTCGCGATGGACGGGTTCACCGGGTTCAAGACCGCCACCGCCGAGGAACTACCCGACGCGGTCACCGTCATGGATCCCTTTCACGTCGTGCGCTTGGCCGGGGACGCCCTGGACACCTGCCGGCGCCGCGTCCAACAAGACCTGCACGGCCACCGCGGCCGCAAGAGCGACCCGCTCTACCGGGCCCGGCGGACCCTGCACACCGGCGCTGACCTGCTCACCGACACACAGGCCGAGCGGCTCACCGCCCTGTTCACGCCAGACGAGCACGTGCAGGTCGAGGCGACCTGGGGCATCTACCAGAGAATGATCGCCGCCTACCGGCACGAAGACCGCGCGACAGGACGTGAGCTGATGGTCAAGCTCATCGACTCCGTCAGCACCGGCGTCCCCACCGCGCTGGTCGAGGTCACCAAACTCGGCCGGACCCTGAAGACCCGAGCCGCTGATGTCCTGGCCTACTTCGACCGCCCCGGCACCAGCAACGGACCCACCGAAGCCATCAACGGTCGCCTCGAGCACCTACGCGGATCAGCCCTCGGGTTCCGCAACCTCACCAACTACATCGCCAGATGCCTCCTCGAATCCGGCGGCTTCAGACCCCAACTCCTACACCCTCGATTGGGATGA
- a CDS encoding inositol monophosphatase family protein, whose translation MPGLSTDAVLDLLRDVAAEVITPRFRALAAGEVIEKNPGDLVTIADREAEVIITAALLEAYPDAVVLGEEAHSLDHSVMERYLAAEHAFTVDPVDGTKNFVHGSPDHAVMVSETVGGQAVRAWIWQPEHQVAWVAERGAGTWRDGVRQHVNSVAADEQPRGVTSIWAMRDQQLGTLPRMGLSWVCCGVDYPKLISGDADYILYSRTNPWDHVPGSLMVTEAGGFVGHPDGTVYSARSLRPGLIPAADHATYVAVQRHAQAAFTR comes from the coding sequence ATGCCCGGATTGTCGACGGATGCCGTTCTGGACCTGCTGCGTGATGTCGCCGCCGAGGTGATCACTCCTCGCTTTCGCGCACTGGCCGCTGGTGAGGTGATCGAGAAGAACCCCGGTGACCTCGTGACGATCGCTGATCGTGAGGCCGAGGTGATCATCACGGCCGCGTTGCTCGAGGCCTACCCGGATGCCGTGGTGCTGGGCGAGGAGGCTCATTCGCTCGACCACTCGGTGATGGAGCGCTATCTCGCGGCGGAGCATGCATTCACGGTCGACCCGGTCGACGGGACGAAGAACTTCGTCCACGGGTCGCCGGACCATGCGGTCATGGTGTCCGAGACCGTGGGTGGGCAGGCCGTGCGCGCCTGGATCTGGCAGCCCGAGCACCAGGTCGCTTGGGTCGCCGAACGCGGGGCCGGCACCTGGCGCGACGGCGTCCGCCAGCACGTCAATTCAGTGGCAGCTGATGAGCAGCCTCGTGGGGTGACGTCGATCTGGGCGATGCGCGACCAACAGCTGGGCACCCTCCCCCGGATGGGACTGTCCTGGGTGTGCTGCGGAGTGGACTACCCGAAGCTCATCTCGGGGGATGCTGACTACATCCTCTACAGCCGCACCAACCCGTGGGACCACGTCCCCGGATCGCTCATGGTCACCGAGGCCGGCGGCTTCGTGGGCCACCCGGACGGGACGGTCTACAGCGCCCGGTCCTTGCGACCTGGCCTCATCCCCGCAGCGGACCACGCGACCTACGTCGCCGTGCAACGGCACGCTCAGGCTGCCTTCACCCGCTGA
- a CDS encoding DNA-3-methyladenine glycosylase family protein, protein MPVNEPRSRVVHTSRPVPLGAVVSVFRRGGGDPTSRREHDAWWFGWLTPDGPVTLRLSVAAAAGEVAAQAWGAGSAWALEQVPDLVGERDDPAGFEPHHAPVAQAWRVFPGWRVPRSGLVLQALVPSVIEQKVTGQEAFSGYRRLVTRFGEPAPGPGADLALKVPPSAAGWAGIPSWEWLAAGVDPARSRTVVHAVRHARRIEECADLPVEAARARLQALPGVGRWTWAEVAQRALGLADEVSFGDYHVAKNIGWALTGTPVDDDGLAELLQPYAGHRYRVQRLLELAGANRPRRGPRMSPRTHLPVRGR, encoded by the coding sequence ATGCCGGTGAATGAGCCTCGTTCGCGGGTGGTCCACACCTCCCGGCCGGTGCCGCTCGGGGCGGTGGTCTCGGTGTTCCGCCGGGGCGGGGGAGACCCCACGAGCCGGCGCGAGCATGACGCCTGGTGGTTCGGCTGGCTCACGCCCGACGGCCCGGTGACGCTCAGGCTGTCGGTCGCTGCTGCCGCGGGCGAGGTGGCGGCGCAGGCCTGGGGGGCCGGCTCGGCGTGGGCCCTCGAGCAGGTGCCCGATCTCGTCGGTGAGCGAGACGACCCCGCGGGGTTCGAGCCGCACCACGCCCCCGTGGCGCAGGCGTGGCGGGTCTTCCCCGGGTGGCGGGTGCCGCGCTCGGGTCTGGTGCTCCAGGCGCTGGTGCCCTCGGTGATCGAGCAGAAGGTGACCGGGCAGGAGGCCTTCTCGGGGTACCGGCGATTGGTGACCCGCTTCGGGGAGCCTGCGCCCGGGCCGGGAGCCGACCTCGCTCTCAAGGTGCCACCGAGCGCGGCGGGGTGGGCCGGCATCCCGTCGTGGGAGTGGTTGGCCGCCGGTGTCGATCCGGCTCGCTCGCGCACCGTCGTGCACGCGGTTCGTCATGCGAGGCGGATCGAGGAGTGTGCCGACCTGCCGGTGGAGGCTGCCCGTGCTCGGCTGCAGGCGCTGCCCGGAGTGGGGCGCTGGACGTGGGCCGAGGTGGCGCAGCGGGCGCTGGGGCTGGCCGACGAGGTGAGCTTCGGCGACTACCACGTGGCGAAGAACATCGGCTGGGCGCTGACCGGCACACCCGTCGACGACGACGGGCTGGCGGAGTTGCTTCAGCCGTATGCCGGGCACCGCTACCGCGTCCAGCGGCTGCTCGAGCTGGCCGGGGCCAATCGGCCTCGGCGCGGCCCGCGGATGTCGCCGCGAACCCACCTGCCCGTGCGCGGGCGCTGA
- a CDS encoding glycosyltransferase family 4 protein has product MSERDASSGSAALTVALVGPTHPFKGGVAAHTTTLAHELSEAGHDVTLVSWSHLYPSALYPGEQSVPGGAPDVEPFPRTLRVLSWARPDTWLRAGRRLRDVDVIIVVHVIPAVVPAHLALLRAAGAGRATASGHGPRTILIAHNVLPHESHPGARQLVEALVQRVDAVVVHSDEQARLAATLVAHHVRELDLPPHLPGGDPEPRVANDADAGETPVRVLALGIVRDYKGVDLLVDAVRDVPGIHLTIAGELWGDAGRTVRELANDPRVVGRVELHPGYVPADRIAGLLAQHDVLALTYRSATASQNVLLARKHGLPVLATTVGTFPEQIRDGVDGLLVPPGDRAALVEALRRLTEPGATEALRSAVRPPDLSGPWANYVGGIEALAAAPLDPVDEALSEVDGAGLRLGPVARAKATVAGIRARRRPVVEIAPGDIPSRVRATDVLALDSDAVDAVAIARGLGLPRPGEPVAAWAALGALAAVVRIRDDGHRSSVIVDESGSGSPLGRWARAVGFAPVELELTGHRAAVAVLDIDTASLDVITRLHPGGCTASDVDVAIGQASWALRSGGLLILTLPIGDDDPDFAVRPADVRGILARADDLGLRLVGDADGDVLDRMRDARAEATGGDSPAYAMLRLTFRRR; this is encoded by the coding sequence GTGTCTGAGCGCGACGCGTCGTCGGGCAGCGCCGCGCTCACCGTCGCGCTCGTCGGCCCCACGCACCCCTTCAAGGGTGGGGTGGCGGCCCACACGACGACCCTGGCGCACGAGCTGAGCGAAGCCGGTCACGACGTCACCCTCGTGTCGTGGAGCCACCTCTACCCGAGTGCGCTCTACCCCGGCGAGCAGTCCGTGCCCGGCGGCGCCCCCGACGTCGAGCCGTTCCCGCGCACTCTGCGGGTGCTCTCCTGGGCCCGCCCGGACACCTGGCTGCGCGCCGGTCGACGCCTGCGTGACGTCGACGTCATCATCGTCGTGCACGTCATCCCCGCCGTGGTCCCCGCCCACCTGGCCCTGCTGCGCGCCGCCGGCGCCGGCCGCGCCACGGCATCCGGGCACGGCCCGCGCACGATCCTCATCGCCCACAACGTGCTCCCGCACGAGAGCCACCCAGGTGCCCGCCAGCTCGTCGAGGCGCTCGTGCAGCGGGTGGATGCCGTCGTGGTCCACTCCGACGAGCAGGCCCGCCTCGCGGCCACCCTCGTCGCGCACCACGTGCGCGAGCTCGACCTGCCACCGCACCTGCCCGGGGGAGACCCCGAGCCCCGCGTGGCCAACGACGCCGATGCAGGCGAGACCCCCGTGCGGGTGCTCGCTCTCGGCATCGTGCGCGACTACAAGGGGGTCGACCTCCTCGTCGACGCGGTGCGCGACGTGCCCGGCATCCACCTCACCATCGCGGGGGAGCTGTGGGGGGATGCCGGTCGCACCGTTCGCGAGCTCGCCAACGACCCGCGCGTGGTGGGTCGCGTCGAGCTGCACCCGGGGTACGTGCCCGCCGACCGGATCGCCGGGCTGCTCGCCCAGCACGACGTGCTCGCCCTGACCTACCGCTCGGCCACCGCGTCGCAGAACGTGCTGCTCGCGCGCAAGCATGGCCTGCCGGTGCTCGCGACCACCGTCGGCACCTTCCCCGAGCAGATCAGGGACGGCGTCGACGGGCTGCTCGTGCCACCGGGCGACCGGGCGGCCCTGGTCGAGGCCCTGCGCCGTCTGACCGAGCCCGGCGCCACCGAGGCGCTGCGCTCGGCCGTGCGCCCCCCTGACCTCTCCGGGCCGTGGGCGAACTACGTCGGGGGCATCGAGGCGCTTGCCGCTGCCCCGCTCGACCCCGTCGACGAGGCCCTGTCCGAGGTCGACGGGGCCGGGCTCCGGCTCGGCCCGGTGGCACGCGCGAAGGCGACCGTGGCCGGCATCCGGGCGCGCCGTCGTCCCGTCGTCGAGATCGCTCCGGGCGACATCCCGTCGCGGGTGCGAGCGACCGACGTGCTGGCCCTGGACTCCGACGCCGTCGACGCCGTCGCCATCGCCCGGGGGCTCGGGCTGCCCCGGCCCGGCGAGCCGGTGGCGGCCTGGGCGGCCCTCGGGGCGCTCGCCGCGGTGGTGCGCATCCGCGACGACGGGCACCGCTCCTCGGTCATCGTCGACGAGTCCGGCAGCGGGAGCCCGCTCGGTCGCTGGGCCAGGGCCGTCGGGTTCGCCCCCGTCGAGCTCGAGCTGACCGGTCACCGTGCCGCCGTCGCCGTGCTCGACATCGACACCGCGAGCCTGGACGTCATCACCCGGCTGCATCCCGGCGGCTGCACGGCATCCGACGTCGACGTCGCCATCGGCCAGGCGTCCTGGGCGCTGCGCTCGGGCGGGCTGCTCATCCTCACCCTGCCCATCGGCGACGACGACCCCGACTTCGCGGTGCGCCCAGCCGACGTGCGCGGCATCCTCGCGCGCGCCGACGACCTCGGGCTGAGGCTCGTCGGAGACGCCGACGGTGACGTGCTCGACCGCATGCGTGACGCCCGCGCCGAGGCCACGGGCGGCGACTCCCCGGCCTACGCGATGCTCCGCCTGACCTTCCGGCGGCGCTGA
- a CDS encoding class I SAM-dependent methyltransferase translates to MTDDQGREEQLAYSETMAKMLDEQARRQKAAKLIAVVRHALGVERLDGLRALDVGCSAGFIADELALAGASTTGVDIDEPGLAKARARFGERVDFRVARGEALPSDDDTFDIVVLNHIYEHVVDPEAVVADIHRVLRPGGVLYLGIGHRWQVLEPHHRLPFLSWLPRGAADRYIWLTGKGEHYYERYYTPAGLRRLFADFDVWDYTVPVLSDPSAFAAGDNVPAWSRRVPPAVFRAALPLVPTYVWAAFKGASTPSGPALRVAPRHLGS, encoded by the coding sequence GTGACCGACGACCAGGGCCGAGAGGAGCAGCTGGCCTACTCCGAGACGATGGCCAAGATGCTCGACGAGCAGGCCCGGCGGCAGAAGGCGGCCAAGCTCATCGCGGTCGTGCGCCACGCCCTCGGGGTCGAGCGGCTCGACGGGCTGCGCGCCCTCGACGTCGGCTGCTCGGCGGGCTTCATCGCCGACGAGCTCGCCCTCGCCGGGGCGAGCACGACCGGCGTCGACATCGACGAACCCGGGCTGGCGAAGGCCCGGGCCCGCTTCGGCGAGCGGGTCGACTTCCGGGTGGCCCGCGGTGAGGCGCTGCCGTCCGACGACGACACGTTCGACATCGTCGTGCTCAACCACATCTACGAACACGTGGTCGACCCCGAAGCCGTCGTCGCCGACATCCACCGGGTGCTGCGCCCGGGCGGGGTGCTCTACCTCGGCATCGGCCACCGCTGGCAGGTGCTCGAACCGCACCACCGGCTGCCGTTCCTGTCCTGGCTGCCGCGCGGTGCCGCGGACCGCTACATATGGCTGACCGGCAAGGGCGAGCACTACTACGAGCGCTACTACACCCCGGCCGGGTTGCGCCGCCTCTTCGCCGACTTCGACGTGTGGGACTACACCGTCCCGGTGCTGTCGGACCCCAGCGCGTTCGCCGCTGGTGACAACGTGCCCGCGTGGTCGCGCCGGGTGCCGCCGGCCGTGTTCCGGGCGGCCCTGCCGCTCGTGCCGACCTACGTGTGGGCTGCCTTCAAGGGTGCGTCCACCCCGAGCGGTCCTGCCCTGCGGGTGGCTCCCCGCCACCTCGGCTCCTGA
- a CDS encoding DNA topoisomerase IB, translating to MARLRRVSPQMKGWTRRRAGKGFAYLDSDGARLPKEDVERIRGLAIPPAWQDVWICPWPNGHIQAIGTDAAGRRQYLYHPVWRAKRDELKFDRVKGAGTRLAKARERIIGDLRAEGMPLARAAATATRLLDLGYFRIGSDAYTDANGSFGLTTLERRHVRRRGQDLVFSFVGKSGIEHSITISDPHVIESLNLMRKRRGGSTRLLAYRGPARWADLDASAVNSYISEMVAEDLTAKDFRTWHATVLAAVALAESPERGDTKASQKRAVKAAVEEVSAYLGNTPTIAKKSYIDPRVIDQYEAGVTVAGTLSKKYRDDTARQAAIEKAVGRLIDGAD from the coding sequence ATGGCCAGGTTGCGGCGGGTGTCCCCGCAGATGAAGGGGTGGACACGGCGCCGGGCAGGCAAGGGGTTCGCGTACCTCGACTCGGACGGAGCCCGTCTGCCCAAGGAGGACGTGGAGCGAATCCGGGGTCTGGCCATCCCGCCGGCGTGGCAGGATGTGTGGATCTGTCCGTGGCCCAACGGGCACATCCAGGCGATCGGCACGGATGCCGCGGGTCGGCGCCAGTACCTCTACCACCCGGTGTGGCGAGCCAAGCGCGACGAGCTGAAGTTCGACCGGGTCAAGGGGGCCGGCACCCGGTTGGCCAAGGCACGTGAGCGGATCATCGGCGACCTGCGGGCCGAAGGGATGCCGCTAGCCCGAGCAGCCGCGACCGCGACCCGGCTGCTCGACCTCGGCTACTTCCGCATCGGCAGTGACGCCTACACCGACGCCAACGGTTCGTTCGGCCTGACCACCCTGGAGCGGCGGCACGTGCGGCGCCGTGGGCAGGACCTTGTGTTCAGTTTCGTCGGGAAGTCCGGCATCGAGCACTCCATCACCATCAGCGACCCGCACGTCATCGAGTCGCTCAATCTCATGCGCAAGCGGCGCGGCGGGTCGACCCGACTGCTGGCCTACCGCGGGCCGGCGCGCTGGGCCGACCTCGACGCCAGCGCCGTCAACTCCTACATCTCCGAGATGGTCGCCGAGGACCTCACGGCCAAGGACTTCCGCACGTGGCACGCCACCGTCCTGGCTGCCGTCGCCCTGGCAGAGTCCCCGGAGCGCGGAGACACCAAGGCCTCGCAGAAGCGTGCGGTCAAGGCCGCTGTCGAGGAGGTGTCCGCGTACCTGGGGAACACCCCGACGATCGCCAAGAAGTCGTACATCGACCCACGGGTCATCGACCAGTACGAGGCCGGGGTCACTGTCGCGGGCACTCTCTCCAAGAAGTACCGCGACGACACCGCACGGCAGGCGGCCATCGAGAAGGCCGTCGGGCGGCTCATCGACGGAGCCGACTGA
- a CDS encoding TIGR03089 family protein — MSTAHPTPAHLLRALVAADPGRPRITVYDDTESATRGERIELSARVLANWVAKGANLLRDDLDVGGGSVVRLDLPPHWRTLYWALATWSVGAAVDVPRRRASDAVGAPAAGDSGVAGVDVVVTDAVDVASAATASGADVVFVTLAALARSAAVPVPAGAVDEARELATHGDVFDAWDEPEPSDVALRVPGDDATTYAAVVPAAGARDERVHTGTPDTAAFLRLALEVWAGDGSLVLSRGDAGGDVLESRFVAEGVTRRV; from the coding sequence GTGAGCACCGCGCACCCGACCCCGGCCCACCTCCTGCGCGCCCTCGTCGCCGCCGACCCCGGGCGACCGCGGATCACCGTCTACGACGACACCGAGTCCGCCACCCGCGGCGAGCGCATCGAGCTGTCCGCGCGCGTCCTCGCCAACTGGGTGGCCAAGGGGGCGAACCTCCTGCGCGACGACCTCGACGTCGGGGGCGGTTCGGTCGTGCGGCTGGACCTGCCGCCGCACTGGCGCACGCTCTACTGGGCGCTCGCGACGTGGTCTGTCGGCGCGGCTGTCGACGTGCCCCGCAGACGGGCGTCGGATGCCGTGGGCGCGCCGGCCGCTGGCGACTCCGGTGTCGCCGGGGTCGACGTGGTGGTGACGGATGCCGTCGACGTCGCCTCGGCAGCGACCGCGTCCGGGGCCGACGTGGTGTTCGTGACCCTCGCGGCACTGGCCCGCTCGGCCGCGGTGCCCGTTCCGGCCGGTGCGGTGGACGAGGCCCGCGAGCTCGCGACCCACGGTGACGTGTTCGATGCGTGGGACGAGCCGGAGCCCTCGGACGTGGCGCTGCGCGTTCCCGGCGACGACGCGACGACCTACGCAGCCGTCGTGCCCGCGGCTGGCGCGAGGGACGAGCGGGTGCACACCGGCACGCCGGACACCGCGGCGTTCCTGCGCCTCGCGCTCGAGGTGTGGGCGGGCGACGGCTCGCTCGTCCTCTCCCGCGGCGACGCGGGCGGCGACGTGCTGGAGTCACGGTTCGTCGCCGAGGGCGTGACGCGCCGGGTCTGA
- a CDS encoding glycosyltransferase family 2 protein, whose translation MNEHPEAVPSGADTRAVPTPAGADDHAHLHAAPTEKISVRSGEMAGRSNDPAGPASPTGASEVAAPGARTGHPSYPIEDGPAGPGPAPYVTIVLPCYNEGAHVLKEIDRITAAMTASELTYELLCIDDASTDDTLDVLRHAQQNYPNLRILPFRRNGGSGTARRIGTQQARGEIVVWTDADMTYENERIPELVRILRDDATYDQVVGARTTEEGTHKWARVPAKWLIRNIAQWLTKTKIPDLNSGLRAFRREVSLPYLRLLPAGFSCVTTITIAFLSNQHDIKYVETSYAKRAGVSKFHFVGDAYRYILQVLRMVMYFDPLKVLMPPALWMIVLGVGKAVVDMVRHPFYFPASTVLLIVSGIMIASLALLSDLVVRSRDGV comes from the coding sequence ATGAATGAGCACCCTGAAGCCGTGCCCTCGGGCGCCGACACTCGAGCAGTCCCCACGCCCGCTGGCGCCGACGACCACGCGCACCTGCACGCGGCCCCCACCGAGAAGATCTCGGTGCGCTCCGGGGAGATGGCCGGGCGCAGCAACGACCCGGCCGGCCCGGCATCCCCGACCGGCGCCAGCGAGGTGGCCGCACCCGGAGCGCGCACCGGCCACCCGAGCTACCCGATCGAGGACGGCCCCGCAGGCCCCGGCCCCGCGCCGTACGTCACGATCGTGCTGCCCTGCTACAACGAGGGCGCGCACGTGCTGAAGGAGATCGACCGCATCACCGCGGCGATGACCGCCAGCGAGCTGACGTACGAGCTGCTCTGCATCGACGACGCCAGCACCGACGACACCCTCGACGTGCTGCGCCACGCCCAGCAGAACTACCCGAACCTGCGCATCCTGCCGTTCCGGCGCAACGGCGGCTCGGGCACGGCCCGGCGCATCGGCACCCAGCAGGCCCGCGGCGAGATCGTCGTGTGGACCGACGCCGACATGACCTACGAGAACGAGCGCATCCCCGAGCTCGTGCGGATCCTGCGCGACGACGCCACCTACGACCAGGTCGTCGGCGCCCGCACCACCGAGGAGGGCACCCACAAGTGGGCTCGCGTGCCCGCCAAGTGGCTCATCCGCAACATCGCCCAGTGGCTGACCAAGACCAAGATCCCCGACCTGAACTCGGGTCTGCGGGCCTTCCGCCGCGAGGTGTCGCTGCCCTACCTGCGCCTGCTGCCGGCCGGGTTCTCCTGCGTCACGACGATCACCATCGCGTTCCTGTCCAACCAGCACGACATCAAGTACGTCGAGACCAGCTACGCCAAGCGCGCCGGGGTGAGCAAGTTCCACTTCGTCGGGGACGCCTACCGCTACATCCTCCAGGTGCTGCGCATGGTGATGTACTTCGACCCGCTCAAGGTGCTCATGCCCCCGGCGCTGTGGATGATCGTCCTCGGCGTCGGCAAGGCGGTCGTCGACATGGTGCGTCACCCGTTCTACTTCCCGGCGAGCACGGTGCTGCTCATCGTCAGCGGCATCATGATCGCCAGCCTGGCCCTGCTCTCCGACCTCGTGGTGAGATCGCGAGACGGTGTCTGA
- a CDS encoding adenylyltransferase/cytidyltransferase family protein, which produces MSERTVITFGTFDVFHVGHIRVLQRAAALGDRLVVGVSADALNLAKKGRAPVYSQDERMEIVASLRVVDEVFVEESLEQKRDYIIEHGADVLVMGDDWAGKFDWVGDVCKVVYLPRTPSVSTTGIIEHIASLGS; this is translated from the coding sequence ATGAGTGAACGCACGGTGATCACCTTCGGAACTTTCGACGTCTTCCACGTCGGGCACATCCGGGTGCTCCAGCGTGCCGCCGCGCTCGGTGACCGGTTGGTCGTCGGCGTCTCGGCAGACGCCCTCAACCTGGCCAAGAAGGGCCGCGCCCCCGTGTACTCGCAGGACGAGCGGATGGAGATCGTCGCGAGCCTGCGCGTCGTCGACGAGGTCTTCGTCGAGGAGTCCCTGGAGCAGAAGCGCGACTACATCATCGAGCACGGCGCCGACGTCCTCGTCATGGGTGACGACTGGGCGGGCAAGTTCGACTGGGTGGGCGACGTCTGCAAGGTCGTCTACCTCCCGCGCACGCCGTCGGTGTCCACGACCGGAATCATCGAGCACATCGCCAGCCTGGGTTCGTGA
- a CDS encoding lysylphosphatidylglycerol synthase domain-containing protein, whose amino-acid sequence MTGLGDDALPTEAAVGRRRSLFDTLRWVALAVVLAAAGVALWRNWAQVSGELGEMGWATVALAFVLVVAAPVLTLMGWRVLLADLGTHLPAAPASSVFLVGQLGKYLPGSVWSVVAQTEMGARLHVPRRRMAVVGILSIGLAVLTGCVLGVPALPRLVDRDADAFSWWWIALAVGLGAVLLWPRLLNAAITRGLRLLRREPLEHELSGRAIALTSAWFVGAWVSTGLGTFVLARSVAPEVPLGPLLVTSVCGFALASAAGMFSILVPAGVGVRDGLLALLLVTLMPLPAATAVVVVARFLAVLADLVLAGAAWAWGRRHHLLGSTP is encoded by the coding sequence ATGACCGGTCTGGGCGACGACGCGCTGCCGACCGAGGCTGCTGTCGGGCGGCGCCGCAGCCTGTTCGACACCCTGCGCTGGGTGGCGCTCGCGGTGGTCCTCGCGGCGGCCGGGGTCGCGCTCTGGCGCAACTGGGCGCAGGTCTCGGGTGAGCTCGGCGAGATGGGCTGGGCCACCGTGGCGCTGGCGTTCGTGCTCGTCGTCGCCGCGCCGGTGCTCACCCTCATGGGGTGGCGCGTGCTGCTCGCGGACCTCGGCACCCACCTCCCGGCGGCACCGGCATCCAGCGTCTTCCTCGTGGGGCAGCTCGGCAAGTACCTGCCCGGGTCGGTCTGGTCCGTCGTGGCCCAGACCGAGATGGGGGCCCGGCTGCACGTGCCACGGCGGCGGATGGCCGTCGTCGGCATCCTGTCGATCGGTTTGGCGGTGCTCACCGGGTGCGTGCTCGGGGTCCCCGCCCTGCCGCGGCTCGTCGACCGTGACGCCGACGCCTTCTCGTGGTGGTGGATCGCGCTCGCCGTCGGTCTCGGGGCGGTGTTGCTGTGGCCCCGGCTGCTCAACGCCGCCATCACCCGGGGGCTGCGGCTGCTGCGGCGAGAGCCCCTCGAGCACGAGCTGTCGGGGCGGGCGATCGCCCTGACCTCGGCCTGGTTCGTCGGCGCGTGGGTCTCCACGGGGCTCGGGACCTTCGTGCTCGCGCGCAGCGTGGCACCCGAGGTGCCGCTCGGCCCGCTGCTCGTCACGAGCGTGTGCGGCTTCGCGCTCGCGTCCGCGGCCGGCATGTTCAGCATCCTCGTGCCAGCCGGCGTCGGGGTGCGCGACGGCCTGCTCGCCCTCCTGCTCGTCACCCTCATGCCGCTGCCGGCGGCGACCGCGGTGGTCGTCGTCGCCCGGTTCCTCGCCGTCCTCGCGGACCTCGTGCTCGCCGGCGCCGCCTGGGCCTGGGGGCGTCGCCACCACCTCCTAGGATCGACCCCGTGA